In one Sphingobium indicum B90A genomic region, the following are encoded:
- a CDS encoding I78 family peptidase inhibitor, producing MRTAALIFLPLLAACAGANGEGPAATPPAVEGPCRNEGLDRFLGQTASAATGAELLKASGARTLRWGAPGMAMTMDFRADRLTVSYDGKMAITSARCG from the coding sequence ATGCGGACGGCAGCGTTGATTTTCCTTCCCCTTCTGGCCGCCTGCGCGGGCGCCAACGGCGAAGGCCCCGCCGCGACGCCGCCCGCCGTCGAGGGACCGTGCCGCAACGAAGGGCTGGACCGCTTCCTCGGCCAGACCGCCAGCGCGGCGACCGGAGCGGAATTGCTGAAGGCGTCGGGCGCGCGCACGCTGCGCTGGGGCGCGCCGGGCATGGCGATGACCATGGATTTCCGCGCCGACCGTCTGACCGTCAGCTATGACGGCAAGATGGCGATCACCTCCGCCCGCTGCGGCTAA
- a CDS encoding PH domain-containing protein, whose product MSETWLYDEHPAMFRAHPFLFLLLLISVVGILAIGVWWVLRKGERLALSDREVLLERGLLAKQRTEIALSSIRSVRITQTLGQRIFNVGNVELFSAGDMAEIAIKSMPRPDRIRAIAASRNLDLLPQR is encoded by the coding sequence ATGAGCGAGACATGGCTGTATGATGAGCATCCCGCGATGTTCCGCGCCCATCCCTTCCTGTTCCTGCTGCTGCTGATTTCCGTGGTCGGCATTCTGGCCATCGGCGTGTGGTGGGTGTTGCGCAAGGGCGAGCGGCTGGCGCTTTCCGACCGGGAAGTGCTGCTGGAGCGCGGCCTGCTCGCCAAGCAGCGGACGGAGATCGCGCTTTCCAGCATCCGCAGCGTGCGCATCACCCAGACGCTGGGCCAGCGCATCTTCAACGTCGGCAATGTGGAGCTGTTCAGCGCGGGCGACATGGCGGAAATCGCGATCAAATCCATGCCGCGGCCCGACCGCATCCGGGCGATCGCGGCTTCCCGCAATCTCGACCTGCTGCCCCAGCGGTAG
- a CDS encoding AbrB/MazE/SpoVT family DNA-binding domain-containing protein, whose translation MNAPLKITKIGNSAGVILPKEVLAHLNVGIGETLSVVTTPRGIELSAAEPDFDAQMAAAREVMQRRKRALRELAK comes from the coding sequence ATGAACGCACCGCTCAAGATCACGAAGATCGGCAATTCCGCCGGGGTCATCCTGCCCAAGGAGGTGCTGGCGCATCTCAATGTCGGCATCGGCGAGACCCTGTCGGTCGTCACCACGCCGCGCGGCATCGAATTGAGCGCCGCCGAACCCGATTTCGACGCCCAGATGGCGGCAGCGCGGGAGGTCATGCAGCGCCGCAAGCGCGCGCTGCGCGAGCTTGCGAAATAA
- a CDS encoding type II toxin-antitoxin system death-on-curing family toxin: MSRNWVWISAEVAMAAHAEQLAEHGGGEGVRDAGLLESAMARPQNLAAYHEPDAAELAAAYAYGIARNHPFVDGNKRTAAVVSETFLVLNGYVLTATDAELVVAFLALAAGELSEEETAAWFRDHLAAE; the protein is encoded by the coding sequence ATGTCCCGCAATTGGGTCTGGATCAGCGCCGAAGTGGCGATGGCGGCGCATGCCGAACAGCTAGCCGAGCATGGCGGCGGTGAAGGTGTGCGCGACGCAGGCCTGCTGGAAAGCGCCATGGCACGCCCGCAGAATCTGGCAGCCTATCATGAACCCGATGCCGCGGAACTGGCGGCTGCCTATGCCTATGGCATTGCGCGCAACCATCCCTTTGTCGACGGCAACAAGCGCACCGCCGCAGTCGTGAGCGAAACCTTCCTGGTGCTGAACGGCTATGTGCTGACGGCCACCGATGCCGAGTTGGTGGTAGCCTTCCTGGCACTAGCCGCCGGAGAACTGAGCGAGGAGGAAACCGCCGCCTGGTTCCGGGACCATCTGGCGGCGGAATGA
- the lepA gene encoding translation elongation factor 4 has protein sequence MTDLSHIRNFSIIAHIDHGKSTLADRLIQRTGGLTDREMSAQVLDNMDIEKERGITIKAQTVRLDYVAKNGETYELNLMDTPGHVDFAYEVSRSLAACEGALLVVDAAQGVEAQTLANVYQSIEHDHEIVPVINKIDLPAAEPEKVKAEIEEVIGLDASEAVLASAKAGIGIDDILEAVVAKIPAPKGDRDAPLEAMLVDSWYDPYLGVVILVRVVNGVIKKGQSIKFMIGGTEHLIDRVGCFRPKIEQLGELGPGEIGFITAQIKDISQTRVGDTITTVKNPAKAPLPGFKEVQPVVFCGLFPVDANDFEKLRESISKLRLNDASFSFEMETSAALGFGFRCGFLGLLHLEIIQERLSREYDLDLITTAPSVVYEIHMNDGTVRHLHNPADMPDANHIDYIEEPWIEAVIYCPDEYLGSILKLCQDRRGIQKNLTYVGGRAQVTYELPLNEVVFDFYDRLKSISRGYASFDYHQIGAREGDLVKMSILVNNEPVDALSMIVHRGSAESRGRGMCERLKDLIPRHLFKIPIQAAIGGKVIARETIAAMRKDVTAKCYGGDITRKKKLLEKQKEGKKRMREYGSVQIPQEAFIAALRMGDEG, from the coding sequence ATGACCGATCTCTCGCACATCCGCAATTTCTCGATCATCGCCCATATCGACCATGGCAAGTCGACCCTGGCCGACCGCCTGATCCAGCGCACCGGGGGCCTGACCGACCGGGAAATGTCGGCCCAGGTGCTCGACAATATGGATATCGAGAAGGAGCGCGGCATCACCATCAAGGCGCAGACCGTGCGCCTGGACTATGTCGCGAAGAATGGCGAGACATATGAGCTGAACCTGATGGACACGCCGGGCCATGTCGACTTCGCCTATGAGGTGAGCCGGTCGCTCGCGGCGTGCGAGGGCGCGCTGCTGGTGGTGGATGCCGCGCAGGGCGTGGAGGCGCAGACGCTGGCCAACGTCTACCAGTCGATCGAGCATGACCATGAGATCGTGCCCGTCATCAACAAGATCGACCTGCCCGCCGCCGAGCCGGAGAAGGTGAAGGCGGAGATCGAGGAGGTGATCGGCCTCGACGCGTCGGAAGCCGTGCTGGCGAGCGCCAAGGCCGGGATCGGCATCGACGACATATTGGAGGCGGTGGTCGCCAAGATCCCCGCGCCCAAGGGCGACCGGGACGCGCCGCTGGAGGCGATGCTGGTCGATAGCTGGTACGACCCCTATCTGGGCGTCGTCATCCTGGTGCGCGTCGTCAACGGCGTCATCAAGAAGGGCCAGAGCATCAAGTTCATGATCGGCGGCACCGAGCATCTGATCGACCGCGTCGGCTGTTTCCGGCCCAAGATCGAGCAACTGGGCGAACTGGGGCCGGGCGAGATCGGCTTCATCACCGCGCAGATCAAGGACATCAGCCAGACCCGCGTCGGCGACACCATCACCACCGTCAAGAATCCGGCGAAGGCGCCGCTGCCCGGCTTCAAGGAAGTGCAGCCGGTGGTGTTCTGCGGCCTGTTCCCGGTCGACGCCAATGATTTCGAGAAGCTGCGCGAATCGATCTCCAAGCTGCGGCTTAACGACGCCAGCTTCTCCTTCGAGATGGAGACGTCGGCGGCTTTGGGCTTCGGCTTCCGCTGCGGCTTCCTCGGGTTGCTGCATCTGGAGATCATCCAGGAGCGGCTGAGCCGGGAATATGACCTCGACCTCATCACCACCGCGCCGTCGGTGGTGTACGAGATTCACATGAATGACGGGACGGTGCGGCATCTGCACAATCCGGCGGACATGCCCGACGCCAACCATATCGACTATATCGAGGAGCCGTGGATCGAGGCGGTGATCTATTGCCCCGACGAATATCTGGGTTCGATCCTGAAGCTCTGCCAGGACCGGCGGGGCATCCAGAAGAACCTGACCTATGTCGGCGGGCGCGCGCAGGTGACCTATGAACTGCCGCTCAACGAGGTGGTGTTCGATTTCTACGACCGGCTGAAGTCGATTTCGCGGGGCTATGCCAGCTTCGACTATCATCAGATCGGGGCGCGGGAAGGCGACCTCGTCAAGATGAGCATCCTCGTCAACAACGAGCCGGTCGACGCGCTCAGCATGATCGTCCACCGGGGCAGCGCCGAATCGCGCGGGCGCGGCATGTGCGAGCGGCTGAAGGACCTGATCCCCCGCCATCTGTTCAAGATCCCGATCCAGGCGGCGATCGGCGGCAAGGTGATCGCCCGCGAGACCATCGCGGCGATGCGCAAGGACGTGACCGCGAAATGCTATGGCGGCGACATCACCCGCAAGAAGAAGCTGCTGGAGAAGCAGAAAGAGGGCAAGAAGCGGATGCGCGAATATGGGTCCGTGCAGATCCCGCAGGAAGCCTTCATCGCGGCGCTGCGCATGGGGGATGAGGGCTGA
- a CDS encoding CsgG/HfaB family protein produces MRVFAKFVAAAAGLAVAASPAMAADKGSSARQQQAKKTAEIPHCTRRLGTVAIVDPDNQWWRELNLGSPEAILKVFIQQSGCFGIVNRGRAMASRNMERAMADSGELQAGSNLGKGQVKAADYYLQPDIVSSNKNSGGNALGGMLGGFLGGRTIGALAGGISIKKSEANVTLSIVNARTTEEEALTEGYARKSDLSFGAGGGAGWMGGLAAAGGGGYQNTEIGQVIVLAYLDAYTKLVTQLGGLPANAAAAAPRAQ; encoded by the coding sequence ATGCGTGTGTTCGCGAAGTTCGTCGCTGCCGCAGCCGGCCTGGCTGTCGCGGCTTCTCCGGCGATGGCCGCCGACAAGGGCTCGTCCGCCCGCCAGCAGCAGGCCAAGAAAACCGCCGAAATTCCTCATTGCACCCGGCGCCTCGGCACGGTTGCCATCGTCGACCCGGACAACCAGTGGTGGCGGGAATTGAACCTGGGCAGCCCGGAGGCGATCCTCAAGGTGTTCATCCAGCAGTCGGGCTGCTTCGGCATCGTCAATCGCGGCCGCGCCATGGCCAGCCGCAATATGGAGCGCGCCATGGCCGACTCCGGCGAACTTCAGGCCGGATCGAACCTGGGCAAGGGCCAGGTGAAGGCGGCTGACTATTATCTTCAGCCCGACATCGTCTCCTCCAACAAGAATTCGGGCGGCAACGCGCTGGGCGGCATGCTCGGCGGCTTCCTGGGCGGCCGCACGATCGGCGCGCTGGCCGGCGGCATCTCGATCAAGAAAAGCGAAGCCAATGTGACGCTCTCCATCGTCAACGCCCGCACGACCGAGGAAGAGGCGCTGACGGAAGGCTATGCCCGCAAGTCGGACCTCAGCTTCGGCGCGGGCGGCGGCGCTGGCTGGATGGGCGGCCTGGCCGCGGCCGGCGGCGGCGGCTACCAGAATACGGAGATCGGCCAGGTGATCGTCCTCGCCTATCTCGACGCCTATACCAAGCTGGTGACGCAACTCGGCGGCCTGCCCGCCAATGCGGCGGCGGCGGCGCCCCGCGCCCAGTAA
- a CDS encoding DUF6456 domain-containing protein — MATQYVERIMEDPFGRAQKVAVNLHESPLAWLQARGHLSERHYLAGDRLRADWEKAGLGPRVTMRWDAAPGRQRGGGAAAPEPGLAQLSARERFDGAIRSAGPGLADVLWRVVCAGEGLSAAERALGWPTRAGKLVLTLALDRVAAWYRLS; from the coding sequence ATGGCCACGCAATATGTCGAACGGATCATGGAGGATCCCTTTGGACGGGCGCAGAAGGTGGCGGTCAACCTGCACGAATCGCCCCTCGCCTGGCTGCAGGCGCGGGGGCATTTGAGCGAGCGGCATTATCTGGCCGGCGACAGGCTGCGCGCCGATTGGGAGAAGGCGGGGCTGGGTCCGCGGGTCACGATGCGCTGGGACGCCGCGCCGGGGCGGCAGCGCGGCGGAGGCGCGGCGGCGCCCGAACCGGGCCTGGCGCAACTGTCCGCGCGCGAGCGGTTCGACGGCGCGATCCGATCGGCGGGGCCGGGCCTCGCCGATGTGCTGTGGCGGGTCGTCTGCGCGGGCGAGGGATTGAGTGCGGCGGAAAGGGCGCTGGGATGGCCGACGCGCGCGGGCAAGCTGGTGCTGACGCTGGCGCTGGATCGGGTGGCGGCCTGGTACCGGCTGAGCTGA
- a CDS encoding helix-turn-helix domain-containing protein, protein MITRIREVRKAKGLTLEQVGALCVPPTTAQTIGRLETGTRTVSVNWLNRIARALGVASSELVALPGQNVVPVAALLGPEGARAPTRPLSLAPPAPADAMVGVQVSGSIGDYRSGDEIWCRRIMPDEFSSVLNRDLLLPRHAGRFLFGRLIGREDDRLHVLPLGSGTRQQVISDPPWGAVAVQLVRRL, encoded by the coding sequence ATGATCACCCGCATCCGGGAGGTACGCAAGGCCAAGGGGCTGACGCTGGAACAGGTCGGCGCCCTGTGCGTCCCGCCCACCACGGCCCAGACCATCGGCCGTCTGGAAACCGGCACCCGAACCGTATCGGTCAACTGGCTGAACCGCATCGCCCGCGCGTTGGGCGTCGCCTCCTCCGAACTGGTCGCGCTGCCGGGCCAGAATGTGGTGCCCGTGGCCGCGCTGCTGGGGCCGGAGGGCGCAAGGGCGCCCACCCGTCCCCTTTCGCTCGCCCCGCCGGCCCCCGCCGACGCGATGGTGGGCGTGCAGGTGTCGGGCAGCATCGGGGATTACCGCAGCGGTGACGAAATCTGGTGCCGCCGCATCATGCCGGACGAATTTTCCAGCGTGCTGAACCGCGACCTGCTGTTGCCGCGCCACGCCGGGCGCTTCCTGTTCGGTCGGCTGATCGGGCGTGAGGACGACCGGCTGCACGTCCTTCCCCTGGGCAGCGGCACCCGCCAGCAGGTGATCAGTGACCCACCCTGGGGCGCCGTGGCGGTCCAATTGGTCAGACGGCTGTAG
- a CDS encoding glycosyltransferase: MTLNVLMLSTLFPDMSRPNFGVFVERQARELASRDGVRVTVVAPLGIPPWPLSKAKRYAALRALPAKERWKDLTVHRPVFPIIPKFGGRFNVHGMTRAILPLVRRLHAQQPFDVIDASFFFPDGPVAQRLSRALGIPYSVKARGADIHYWGTRRGTRKMVKRAADDAAGLLAVSNAMRRSMARMGIDAEKIRVHYTGVDLDRFEISDRAAAKESLGFEGPVVLCVGALIPRKGQELLIRALPHLPGVTLLFAGQGQYRRALEKQAEELGVDRRIGFLGSVPHDRLPRIYAAADVMALPSSSEGLANAWVEALACGTPVVISDVGGARELLDRPEAGLIVAREPEALADAISAILTNPPDREAVREAALRFTWTANGDALLEHLRAIAAQRS, translated from the coding sequence ATGACGCTGAACGTCCTGATGCTGTCCACCCTGTTCCCGGACATGAGCCGCCCCAATTTCGGCGTCTTCGTGGAACGGCAGGCCCGCGAACTGGCCAGCCGGGACGGCGTCAGGGTCACGGTGGTCGCGCCGCTGGGCATTCCGCCCTGGCCCCTGTCGAAGGCGAAGCGCTATGCCGCCCTGCGCGCCCTGCCCGCCAAGGAACGATGGAAGGATCTGACCGTCCACCGCCCGGTCTTTCCGATCATCCCCAAATTCGGCGGCCGCTTCAACGTCCACGGCATGACCCGCGCCATCCTGCCGCTGGTCCGGCGCCTCCATGCGCAGCAGCCCTTCGACGTCATCGACGCCAGCTTCTTCTTCCCCGACGGCCCGGTGGCGCAGCGCCTGTCCCGCGCCCTCGGCATTCCCTATTCGGTGAAGGCGCGCGGCGCGGACATCCATTATTGGGGCACGCGCCGGGGCACGCGGAAGATGGTGAAGCGCGCCGCCGACGATGCCGCCGGGCTGCTCGCGGTGTCGAACGCGATGCGCCGGTCGATGGCGCGCATGGGCATCGATGCGGAGAAGATCCGGGTCCACTATACCGGCGTCGACCTCGACCGATTCGAGATAAGCGACCGCGCCGCCGCGAAGGAAAGCCTGGGCTTCGAAGGGCCGGTGGTGCTGTGCGTCGGCGCGCTCATTCCGCGCAAGGGGCAGGAATTGCTGATCCGGGCGCTGCCGCACCTGCCGGGCGTCACGCTGCTGTTCGCCGGCCAGGGGCAATATCGCCGGGCGCTGGAAAAGCAGGCGGAGGAACTGGGCGTCGACCGGCGAATCGGCTTTCTGGGGTCGGTGCCGCACGACCGCCTGCCGCGCATCTACGCCGCCGCCGACGTGATGGCGCTCCCCTCCTCGTCCGAGGGGCTGGCCAATGCCTGGGTGGAGGCGCTGGCCTGCGGCACCCCCGTCGTGATCAGCGATGTCGGCGGCGCCCGCGAACTGCTCGACCGGCCGGAGGCGGGACTGATCGTCGCCCGCGAACCTGAAGCGCTGGCCGACGCCATCAGCGCCATATTGACCAACCCGCCCGACCGGGAAGCGGTGCGCGAAGCGGCCCTGCGCTTCACCTGGACCGCCAATGGCGACGCGCTGCTGGAGCATCTCCGCGCAATCGCGGCTCAGCGGTCCTAG
- a CDS encoding molybdopterin oxidoreductase family protein, with product MAVIRSLCGQCGVGCGIRAVTGEGREALIEGDPVHPANGGLLCTRSEALKDMFPLDGRLLRPMVDGRAAGWDRAIDQAARRLSAVIARHGPGSVAMHVPGGLLTEDYYVANKLIKGFVGSAHVEAPCSDAGGMAAAQRAAFGEDVTPAVYEDLAQADMLLLLGVPTARRHPVLHERLAEARAEQGARLILVAHADDGQEVEADERLNVAPGSEAMLLNGLLLHCHDHGALDRKFMERSLSVPADFWAGLRRGHDLWSVARACGLAPGEVRAFYDQVAAAPRLVTLFSPQGQGEEARRLSAAILNFHLATGRIGKAGAAPFAVTDAGNGMGAREVGCRAGELAAHRDFSVQALAEVGRFWGAARLADRPGMSGAALARAVEAGHVKALLMMGGLPSASHPIRSLMGQVPLVIATTPWSEPEIESLRMVALPSPLWVEKDGTLTGADRLISRQRRLFPLPGEAKPDWWIFTRIAQAMGWREAFHYERPAEIYREHVRLTAYRNEGGRLLNLKRHAPISNPAYDELTPWRWGEVPFDEGRFPTPDGKARLIAL from the coding sequence GTGGCGGTCATTCGCTCGCTTTGCGGCCAATGCGGCGTGGGCTGCGGCATCCGCGCCGTGACCGGCGAGGGGCGCGAGGCGCTGATAGAGGGCGATCCGGTGCATCCGGCCAATGGCGGCCTGCTCTGCACCCGCAGCGAAGCGCTGAAGGACATGTTCCCGCTGGACGGGCGGCTGTTGCGGCCGATGGTGGACGGCCGCGCCGCCGGCTGGGACCGGGCCATCGACCAGGCGGCGCGCCGCCTGTCCGCCGTCATCGCCCGCCACGGTCCGGGCAGCGTGGCGATGCACGTGCCGGGCGGCCTGCTGACCGAAGACTATTATGTCGCCAACAAGCTGATCAAGGGCTTCGTCGGTTCCGCGCATGTCGAAGCGCCGTGCAGCGATGCGGGCGGCATGGCGGCGGCGCAGCGCGCCGCCTTCGGCGAGGATGTGACGCCCGCCGTCTATGAGGATCTGGCGCAGGCGGACATGCTGTTGCTGCTGGGCGTGCCGACCGCCCGCCGCCATCCGGTTCTGCACGAAAGGTTGGCCGAGGCGCGGGCGGAGCAGGGCGCGCGCCTGATCCTGGTCGCGCATGCGGACGACGGGCAGGAGGTCGAGGCCGATGAGCGGCTGAACGTCGCGCCGGGCAGCGAAGCGATGCTGTTGAACGGGCTGCTGCTGCATTGCCATGACCATGGTGCGCTGGACCGGAAATTCATGGAACGCAGCCTGTCCGTGCCGGCGGATTTCTGGGCGGGGCTGCGCCGGGGACATGACCTCTGGTCGGTGGCCCGCGCCTGCGGACTGGCGCCGGGCGAGGTGCGCGCCTTTTACGATCAGGTCGCGGCGGCGCCCCGGCTGGTGACGCTGTTCAGCCCGCAGGGACAGGGTGAGGAGGCGCGTCGCCTTTCGGCCGCCATCCTCAATTTCCATCTGGCGACCGGGCGGATCGGCAAGGCGGGCGCGGCGCCCTTCGCCGTGACGGACGCGGGTAACGGCATGGGCGCGCGGGAAGTCGGATGCCGCGCCGGGGAACTGGCCGCGCACCGGGATTTTTCGGTCCAGGCCCTGGCGGAGGTCGGCCGCTTCTGGGGCGCGGCGCGGCTGGCGGACCGGCCGGGGATGTCCGGCGCGGCGCTGGCGCGGGCGGTGGAGGCGGGGCATGTCAAGGCGCTGCTGATGATGGGCGGCCTGCCTTCGGCGTCCCATCCGATCCGCAGCCTGATGGGGCAGGTGCCGCTGGTCATAGCGACGACGCCATGGAGCGAGCCGGAAATCGAGTCGCTGCGCATGGTCGCGCTGCCGTCGCCGCTGTGGGTCGAGAAGGACGGGACGCTGACCGGCGCCGACCGGCTGATCAGCCGACAGCGCCGGCTGTTTCCCCTGCCCGGAGAGGCGAAGCCAGACTGGTGGATATTCACCCGGATCGCGCAGGCCATGGGGTGGCGCGAGGCCTTCCATTATGAGCGCCCCGCGGAAATCTATCGCGAGCATGTGCGGCTGACCGCCTATCGCAATGAGGGGGGGCGGCTGCTGAACCTCAAGCGGCATGCGCCGATTTCCAACCCGGCCTATGACGAGCTGACGCCGTGGCGCTGGGGGGAGGTGCCGTTCGACGAAGGGCGTTTCCCGACGCCGGACGGGAAGGCGCGGCTGATCGCCCTTTAA
- the modA gene encoding molybdate ABC transporter substrate-binding protein yields the protein MPKPILRALASIAMVVHMLPVPAMAQQRGPLVLAAASLQEAMTAAADAWAARRHARPVLSFAASSALARQIRGGAPADLFASADEGWMDDVEKAGFVRRGSRADMAGNRLVLVAPARAPLRLRIARGMPIARALGDSRLAMANPDSVPAGKYGKAALSALGVWPSVANRLALGGNVRSALTLVERGEARLGVVYATDARASKGVVVVGVFPAGSHAPIRYPIARLTASRHPEAEGFRRFLLSRAGQSILVRHGFSRP from the coding sequence ATGCCGAAACCGATTCTCCGCGCCCTCGCGTCCATCGCCATGGTCGTCCATATGCTGCCGGTCCCGGCCATGGCGCAGCAGCGCGGCCCGCTGGTGCTGGCAGCCGCCAGCCTTCAGGAGGCGATGACCGCCGCCGCCGACGCCTGGGCGGCGCGGCGCCATGCCCGGCCGGTCCTGTCCTTCGCCGCCTCCTCCGCCCTCGCCCGGCAGATCAGGGGCGGCGCCCCGGCCGACCTGTTCGCGTCGGCGGACGAAGGCTGGATGGACGATGTGGAGAAGGCCGGATTCGTCCGGCGCGGCAGCAGGGCCGACATGGCGGGCAACCGGCTGGTGCTTGTCGCCCCCGCGCGCGCGCCGCTGCGGCTTCGGATCGCCCGCGGCATGCCGATCGCCAGGGCGCTGGGCGACTCCCGGCTGGCCATGGCCAATCCGGACAGCGTGCCCGCGGGCAAATATGGCAAGGCGGCGCTCAGCGCGCTGGGCGTGTGGCCCAGCGTGGCGAACCGGCTGGCGCTGGGCGGCAATGTGCGATCCGCCCTGACCTTGGTGGAACGGGGCGAGGCGCGGCTGGGCGTCGTCTACGCGACCGACGCCCGCGCATCGAAGGGGGTCGTGGTGGTCGGCGTCTTCCCGGCGGGCAGCCATGCGCCGATCCGCTATCCCATCGCCCGCCTGACCGCGAGCCGGCACCCGGAGGCGGAAGGCTTCCGCCGCTTCCTGCTATCGCGAGCCGGGCAGAGCATCTTGGTGCGCCATGGTTTCAGCCGACCTTGA
- a CDS encoding HAD-IIB family hydrolase: protein MKDLIAFDLDGTLAESKQPLGEAMGDALARLLQVAHVAVISGGDWPQFDKQVASRLPERADRSRLWLMPTTGTKLYTHRDGQWTPVYAELFEEAQKQAILAAFDASLEATGFVPEQVWGERIEDRGSQITFSALGQQAPIHAKEVWDPDFAKRKVIQADLRQRLPGLSINMGGATSIDITREGVDKAYGLKKLRDASGIALEAMMFIGDAIFPGGNDYPAKQLGLDTVRVRDPQETLAVIDAIVACQR from the coding sequence ATGAAAGACCTGATTGCCTTCGACCTCGACGGAACGCTGGCGGAGAGCAAGCAGCCGCTGGGCGAGGCGATGGGCGACGCGCTGGCGCGGCTGTTGCAGGTGGCGCATGTCGCGGTGATCTCCGGCGGGGACTGGCCGCAATTCGACAAGCAGGTGGCGAGCCGCCTGCCGGAACGGGCCGACCGCTCGCGCCTGTGGCTGATGCCGACGACGGGGACCAAGCTCTACACCCATCGCGACGGGCAGTGGACGCCGGTCTATGCCGAACTGTTCGAGGAGGCGCAGAAGCAGGCGATCCTGGCGGCGTTCGACGCCTCGCTGGAGGCGACGGGCTTCGTGCCGGAACAGGTGTGGGGCGAGCGGATCGAGGATCGCGGCAGCCAGATCACCTTTTCCGCGCTGGGCCAGCAGGCGCCGATCCATGCCAAGGAGGTGTGGGATCCCGACTTTGCCAAGCGCAAGGTGATCCAGGCCGACCTGCGCCAGCGCCTGCCGGGGCTGTCGATCAACATGGGCGGGGCGACCTCCATCGACATCACGCGGGAGGGGGTGGATAAGGCCTATGGCCTGAAGAAGCTGCGCGACGCGAGCGGGATCGCGCTGGAGGCGATGATGTTCATCGGCGATGCGATCTTCCCCGGCGGCAACGACTATCCGGCCAAGCAACTGGGGCTGGACACGGTGCGGGTGCGCGATCCGCAGGAGACGCTGGCGGTGATCGACGCGATCGTCGCCTGTCAGAGGTGA
- the modB gene encoding molybdate ABC transporter permease subunit — protein MILSADEWGIVALSLRVSLVAVGLMLPVAFAFAWLLARWRFPGKLLVDALVHLPLVVPPVVTGWLLLLLFGANGPLGRLFEQMLGIGFMFRWTGAALASAIMAMPLMVRAMRLSIEGIDRRLEQAAQTLGAGRGRVFLTISLPLSLPGIVAGLVLGFARSIGEFGATITFVSDVPGETRTLPIAIYSALQMPGAESAVTRLAIISILLSLGALVASEALARRASGGRTNHVL, from the coding sequence ATGATCCTCTCTGCCGATGAATGGGGCATCGTCGCGCTGTCGCTCCGGGTCAGCCTGGTGGCGGTCGGGCTGATGCTGCCGGTCGCCTTCGCCTTCGCCTGGCTGCTCGCCCGCTGGCGCTTCCCCGGCAAGCTGCTCGTCGACGCGCTCGTCCACCTGCCGCTGGTGGTGCCGCCGGTCGTCACCGGATGGCTGCTTCTGCTCCTCTTCGGCGCGAACGGCCCGCTCGGCAGGCTGTTCGAACAGATGCTGGGCATCGGCTTCATGTTCCGCTGGACCGGCGCGGCGCTTGCCTCCGCGATCATGGCGATGCCGCTGATGGTGCGCGCCATGCGGCTGTCGATAGAGGGCATCGACCGGCGGCTGGAACAGGCCGCGCAGACACTGGGCGCGGGCCGGGGGCGCGTCTTCCTCACCATTTCGCTGCCGCTGTCGCTGCCGGGCATAGTGGCGGGACTGGTGCTCGGCTTCGCCCGCTCCATCGGCGAGTTCGGCGCGACCATCACCTTCGTTTCCGACGTTCCGGGCGAAACCCGCACCCTGCCCATCGCCATCTATTCCGCGCTGCAGATGCCGGGCGCCGAATCGGCGGTCACCCGGCTCGCCATCATCTCGATCCTGCTGTCCTTGGGGGCGCTGGTCGCATCGGAGGCATTGGCCCGCCGGGCGAGCGGCGGAAGGACCAACCATGTCCTTTGA